In the Ipomoea triloba cultivar NCNSP0323 chromosome 6, ASM357664v1 genome, one interval contains:
- the LOC116023381 gene encoding uncharacterized protein LOC116023381 gives MYRQNGVTEEVVRLKMFPFSLIGEAARWLDSHVDNHFRSWEQLHREFMQEFFPLTKTLKIRKQIQDFKQGSLESLADVWRRFKTLKHQCPPDVLHPWDVISSFYAGLTDECKLLLDSASRRSFVSTSPEDAEELIGTISLTTGNWYNQRESKGGLYEVSTDTASQAKMEALGLEVKRLQAQMEKMNKNQRGNSCMTLALYCDKCGGAHGAHERTSNYEDGGYEQVDAVGYQRPNDYNTYGNNNNQNWRQGQGWQNQPSQNQYNPRPNQAGPSYNAPYNRGFQENRGYQYNQNNQRPTQGAYRPPTYQGNNQPREEAPKESFEDKVIRMFGELKHDMVTMKNEIRQEWKQDLRQEMSTIRQDVSNLRQEHHTSLRNLEIQVAQNSKALTERPQGSLPSTTVNNPRERAQAVTLRSGKELPEPILKKSTNPKSPIEEEIVEEILQDDKEQEKEESSLPLSSKATQAQDKGKEKVDLPMYQPPLPFPGRVRKNIDTTQYGKFLELLKQLHINLPFLDALGQMPRYAKFLKELLTNKKKLEESTTVLLGEGCSAFVRRQP, from the coding sequence ATGTACCGTCAAAATGGAGTGACCGAGGAGGTTGTAAGACTTAAAATGTTTCCTTTTTCCTTGATAGGAGAAGCGGCAAGGTGGCTTGATTCCCATGTGGACAACCATTTTAGATCATGGGAACAACTCCACCGAGAATTCATGCAAGAGTTCTTTCCCTTGACAAAGACATTGAAGATAAGAAAGCAAATCCAAGACTTCAAACAAGGGTCGTTGGAATCATTAGCGGATGTATGGAGGCGGTTTAAGACGCTTAAACATCAATGCCCACCCGATGTTCTACATCCATGGGACGTCATTAGTTCATTCTATGCCGGCCTCACCGATGAGTGTAAATTACTCTTGGACTCGGCCTCTAGACGATCTTTTGTTTCTACAAGCCCCGAGGATGCGGAAGAGTTGATAGGAACTATTTCATTAACCACCGGGAATTGGTACAATCAAAGAGAGTCAAAGGGAGGATTGTATGAAGTAAGCACCGATACCGCTTCCCAAGCCAAAATGGAAGCCTTGGGACTTGAGGTAAAACGTTTGCAAGCTCAAATGGAAAAGatgaataaaaatcaaagaggAAATTCGTGTATGACCTTGGCACTCTATTGTGATAAATGTGGGGGTGCACACGGGGCTCACGAGCGTACATCTAACTATGAAGATGGTGGTTATGAACAAGTCGACGCCGTGGGTTATCAAAGACCCAATGATTACAATACCTATGGAAACAACAACAATCAAAATTGGCGTCAAGGTCAAGGATGGCAAAACCAACCATCCCAAAATCAATATAACCCAAGACCGAATCAAGCTGGGCCGAGTTACAATGCACCTTACAATAGAGGTTTTCAAGAGAACCGGGGGTATCAATACAATCAAAACAATCAAAGACCGACTCAAGGAGCATATAGGCCACCAACTTATCAAGGCAACAATCAACCAAGAGAAGAAGCTCCAAAAGAAAGCTTCGAAGATAAAGTGATTAGAATGTTTGGAGAACTCAAGCATGATATGGTGactatgaaaaatgaaatccGACAAGAATGGAAACAAGATTTGAGACAAGAAATGTCAACCATAAGACAAGATGTATCGAACTTGAGACAAGAGCATCACACTTCACTAAGGAATTTGGAGATTCAAGTGGCACAAAATTCCAAAGCGTTAACCGAGAGACCACAAGGCTCACTCCCAAGTACCACGGTGAACAACCCAAGAGAGAGGGCGCAAGCCGTGACCCTTAGGAGTGGCAAGGAACTCCCGGAGCCAATCTTAAAGAAAAGCACAAATCCTAAAAGTccaattgaagaagaaatagTTGAAGAAATTCTTCAAGACGACAAGGAGCAAGAGAAGGAAGAATCATCGCTACCTTTGAGTTCTAAGGCCACCCAAGCTCAAGACAAAGGGAAGGAAAAAGTTGATTTACCGATGTATCAACCACCACTCCCATTTCCCGGGAGAGTGAGGAAGAACATTGACACCACACAATACGGTAAATTTCTTGAGCTTTTGAAACAATTGCACATTAACTTGCCTTTTCTTGATGCTCTAGGTCAAATGCCGAGGTATGCTAAGTTCTTAAAGGAGTTGCTCACCAACAAGAAGAAGCTAGAGGAGTCGACCACGGTCTTGCTAGGAGAGGGATGTTCCGCGTTCGTGCGCCGTCAACCATAG